A stretch of the Amycolatopsis sp. BJA-103 genome encodes the following:
- a CDS encoding extracellular solute-binding protein, translating to MRRRIPTLLSAALTVPLVATGCAISEGGPNSLVFVSYGQGAYQAGQRSAWLDPYEKRTGTTVTIDGPSSNAKLKAMVEAGKVTWDVVDTDASAAAAVCGSLLEPIDMGPLAAGFPKGSLTDCGVPDAFFGMMLMYDTKVYGDHPPTRMADFFDPRKFPGRRIIYGGDPSVGTIEAALLADGVPRDALYPLDVPRALSMYDRIRPLLTITSTYGDQQQRMAGGQADMALIVSARAFSLLKAGATHWKVVPGIPVPVTWDVLVVPKGTPRADEAKRLIRFASEPAQAAAFAASAGVGPANTAAPPLATAIGRELDIWGEGKEDLRVLSDVRWWAANRTRLVKAWSDWRTG from the coding sequence ATGAGACGCCGGATACCGACGCTGCTGTCCGCCGCGCTGACCGTTCCCCTCGTCGCCACCGGATGCGCCATTTCCGAGGGCGGCCCGAATTCGCTCGTGTTCGTCTCCTACGGCCAGGGCGCTTATCAGGCGGGACAGCGCTCGGCGTGGCTCGACCCGTACGAGAAGCGGACCGGGACCACGGTCACGATCGACGGCCCGTCGAGCAACGCCAAGCTGAAGGCGATGGTCGAGGCGGGCAAGGTCACCTGGGACGTCGTGGACACCGACGCCTCCGCGGCCGCCGCGGTCTGCGGCAGCCTGCTCGAACCGATCGACATGGGACCGCTGGCGGCGGGTTTCCCGAAGGGGTCGCTGACCGACTGCGGGGTGCCGGACGCCTTTTTCGGCATGATGCTGATGTACGACACCAAGGTCTACGGCGACCACCCGCCGACCCGCATGGCCGACTTCTTCGATCCCCGGAAGTTCCCCGGACGGCGGATCATCTACGGCGGCGACCCGAGTGTGGGCACGATCGAGGCCGCCCTGCTGGCCGACGGAGTCCCGCGCGACGCGCTGTACCCGCTCGACGTCCCCCGCGCGCTGTCGATGTACGACCGGATCCGGCCGTTACTCACCATCACCAGCACCTACGGCGACCAGCAGCAGCGGATGGCGGGCGGGCAGGCGGACATGGCGCTCATCGTCAGCGCCCGCGCGTTCTCGCTGCTGAAAGCCGGGGCGACCCACTGGAAGGTGGTGCCCGGCATCCCCGTCCCGGTGACCTGGGACGTGCTCGTCGTACCCAAGGGGACACCGCGCGCGGACGAGGCCAAGCGGCTGATCCGGTTCGCCTCGGAACCGGCGCAGGCGGCAGCCTTCGCGGCCAGTGCGGGCGTCGGGCCCGCGAACACCGCCGCACCCCCACTGGCCACGGCGATCGGCCGGGAACTCGACATCTGGGGAGAGGGCAAGGAGGACCTGCGGGTGCTCAGTGACGTGCGCTGGTGGGCGGCGAACCGCACCAGGCTCGTCAAGGCCTGGTCGGACTGGAGGACCGGATGA
- a CDS encoding aminotransferase family protein has product MTSTTELAALDRRTLVHPHTTIGAPAEPLILDRGEGALLWDTEGHRYIDGTCGLWQCPVGHGRTELADVAAEQIRRLEFYSSFGDYSNAPSIRLAERLLSLAPAGLERVFLTNGGSEGNETAIKLARLAFHHAGSPERTVVLARTGGYHGMGGASLAATGIEGLRAGFGPLLPDIEWLGKPHAIEYGPDATDVLVAELEQRIAEIGAHRIAAFIGEPVLGVGGMVPPPDGYWPRVQEVLRRNGILLIVDEIVTAFGRTGQWFGSQHFGIEPDMIVTAKGITSGYVPMGAVLIGRRVLDLADGATFLHGFTYNGHPVGAAVALANLDIIERENLLERARVLGARLRARLDPLTELPHVREVRGVGLMLGIEFTDVPTASVQSGCRADGVVVRASGTSIVLSPPLVITEEQLDTLADVLCRHVAAAAS; this is encoded by the coding sequence ATGACCAGCACCACCGAGCTCGCCGCTCTCGACCGGCGCACCCTCGTCCACCCGCACACCACGATCGGCGCCCCGGCCGAACCGCTCATCCTCGACCGTGGTGAGGGCGCCCTGCTGTGGGACACCGAAGGCCACCGGTACATCGACGGCACCTGCGGGCTGTGGCAGTGCCCGGTCGGCCACGGCCGCACCGAGCTCGCCGACGTCGCCGCCGAGCAGATCCGACGGCTGGAGTTCTACTCGTCCTTCGGCGACTACTCGAACGCTCCGTCCATCCGCCTCGCCGAACGGCTGTTGTCGCTCGCACCCGCCGGTCTGGAACGCGTGTTCCTCACCAACGGCGGTTCGGAGGGTAACGAGACCGCGATCAAGCTCGCGCGCCTCGCCTTCCACCACGCCGGGTCCCCGGAGCGGACGGTGGTGCTGGCCCGGACCGGCGGTTACCACGGCATGGGCGGCGCCTCGCTCGCCGCCACCGGGATCGAGGGCCTGCGCGCCGGGTTCGGCCCGCTGCTGCCCGACATCGAATGGCTGGGAAAGCCCCACGCCATCGAGTACGGCCCGGACGCGACGGACGTGCTCGTCGCGGAGCTGGAACAGCGCATCGCCGAGATCGGCGCGCATCGCATCGCCGCGTTCATCGGCGAACCGGTGCTGGGTGTCGGCGGGATGGTGCCGCCGCCGGACGGGTACTGGCCCCGCGTGCAGGAAGTGTTGCGCCGCAACGGGATCCTGCTCATCGTCGATGAGATCGTGACCGCCTTCGGCCGGACGGGACAGTGGTTCGGCAGTCAGCACTTCGGCATCGAGCCGGACATGATCGTCACCGCGAAGGGCATCACCAGCGGCTACGTCCCGATGGGCGCGGTGCTCATCGGCCGCCGGGTGCTCGACCTTGCCGACGGCGCCACGTTCCTGCACGGTTTCACCTACAACGGCCATCCCGTCGGCGCCGCGGTCGCGCTGGCGAACCTCGACATCATCGAGCGGGAGAACCTGCTCGAACGCGCCCGTGTCCTCGGCGCCCGGCTGCGCGCACGGCTCGACCCGCTCACCGAACTCCCCCACGTGCGCGAGGTCCGCGGGGTCGGCCTGATGCTCGGCATCGAATTCACCGACGTGCCGACGGCGTCGGTGCAGTCCGGCTGCCGCGCGGACGGCGTGGTGGTCCGCGCCTCCGGCACCAGCATCGTGCTGTCCCCGCCGCTGGTCATCACCGAGGAGCAGCTCGACACCCTGGCCGACGTGCTGTGCCGCCACGTCGCGGCCGCGGCGAGCTGA
- a CDS encoding ABC transporter ATP-binding protein — protein MTDDHRGITTANVTKAYAGVDRPAVDDVSLHIADGEFMTFLGPSGSGKTTMLSMIAGFTPLTEGSITLDGQEISRLKPHRRDLGVVFQQYALFPHMSVARNVAFGLTQRKRPKAEIDRRVTEVLEMVGLSAVRDRLPRQLSGGQQQRVALARAVVYQPRALLMDEPLGALDKKLRDQLQREIARMHRELGMTFLFVTHDQQEALTLSDRIAVFNEGRIEQVGTPEDLYERPETLFVAQFVGESNALSLTPGEVTIVRPERLTLYTRAEPVPSGHQRVSAQVTDIVYVGDHSRIWLRYADGARGCAVLAAGAAHEHRPGDDVTVAWHPEHQAAVPAAEKAAV, from the coding sequence ATGACTGACGACCACCGCGGTATCACCACCGCCAACGTGACCAAGGCGTACGCCGGTGTCGACCGTCCCGCCGTGGACGACGTCTCGCTGCACATCGCCGACGGCGAGTTCATGACCTTCCTCGGCCCGTCGGGTTCGGGCAAGACGACGATGCTGTCGATGATCGCCGGCTTCACCCCGCTCACCGAGGGGTCGATCACCCTGGACGGCCAGGAGATCTCCCGGCTCAAACCGCACCGGCGCGATCTCGGGGTGGTGTTCCAGCAGTACGCCCTGTTCCCGCACATGTCGGTCGCCCGCAACGTCGCGTTCGGGCTCACCCAGCGCAAACGGCCGAAGGCGGAGATCGACCGCCGGGTCACCGAGGTGCTGGAGATGGTCGGCTTGTCCGCGGTCCGGGACCGGTTGCCCCGTCAGCTTTCCGGCGGTCAGCAGCAACGGGTCGCGCTGGCCCGCGCCGTGGTCTACCAGCCCCGGGCGCTGCTGATGGACGAGCCGCTGGGCGCCCTCGACAAGAAGCTGCGCGACCAGCTGCAGCGCGAGATCGCCCGGATGCACCGCGAGCTGGGCATGACGTTCCTGTTCGTCACCCACGACCAGCAGGAGGCACTCACCCTGTCCGATCGGATCGCGGTGTTCAACGAGGGCCGGATCGAACAGGTCGGCACGCCCGAAGACCTTTACGAGCGCCCGGAAACGTTGTTCGTCGCGCAGTTCGTCGGCGAGTCCAACGCCTTGTCCCTCACGCCCGGCGAAGTCACGATCGTGCGGCCGGAGCGGCTGACCCTGTACACCCGGGCCGAACCGGTGCCGTCCGGGCATCAGCGGGTCAGCGCCCAGGTCACCGACATCGTCTACGTGGGCGACCACAGCCGGATCTGGCTGCGGTACGCCGACGGCGCGCGTGGTTGCGCGGTGCTGGCCGCGGGCGCGGCACACGAACACCGTCCCGGCGATGACGTGACCGTGGCCTGGCATCCGGAACATCAGGCGGCCGTCCCCGCCGCGGAAAAGGCGGCGGTATGA
- a CDS encoding ABC transporter permease, protein MITVLRTRRPASAAWLLFPAAAVVLVFFFYPLAAILWRSFTEPDFGVGNYLAVLGDEVQIRVLLRTLRTALIITVATLIVAYPYAYAMTLVGRRARTVLTLLVLMPFWTSVMARNFAWYVLEQRGGVIEKVLASIGFDGVVLLGSVAGVTVAMVQVMLPFMVLPLHSSMTGIDRSLLHAAGSLGASRPVAFLRVYVPLSMPGVLAGVSVVFIMSLGFYITPALLGTPQQALAAQVIGTQVNDLLDFAGAGALGAILLVVTLVVLAVLSRVAAPLGTSAAGGADRG, encoded by the coding sequence ATGATCACCGTCCTGAGAACGAGGCGGCCCGCTTCCGCGGCCTGGCTGCTGTTCCCCGCCGCGGCGGTGGTGCTCGTGTTCTTCTTCTATCCGCTCGCCGCGATCCTCTGGCGCAGCTTCACCGAACCCGATTTCGGCGTCGGCAACTACCTGGCCGTCCTCGGGGACGAGGTGCAGATCCGGGTGCTGCTCCGGACCTTGCGGACCGCGCTGATCATCACCGTCGCCACCCTGATCGTCGCCTATCCCTACGCCTACGCGATGACCCTGGTCGGGCGCCGGGCCCGCACGGTCCTGACGCTGCTGGTCCTGATGCCGTTCTGGACCAGCGTGATGGCCCGCAACTTCGCTTGGTACGTCCTCGAACAGCGAGGCGGCGTGATCGAGAAGGTGCTCGCTTCGATCGGCTTCGACGGAGTGGTGCTCCTGGGTTCGGTGGCCGGGGTGACCGTCGCGATGGTGCAGGTGATGCTGCCGTTCATGGTGCTGCCGCTGCACAGTTCCATGACCGGGATCGACCGCAGCCTGCTCCACGCCGCCGGCAGCCTCGGCGCTTCCCGTCCGGTCGCCTTCCTGCGGGTGTACGTGCCGCTGTCGATGCCGGGAGTCCTGGCGGGAGTGTCGGTGGTGTTCATCATGTCTCTCGGCTTCTACATCACCCCGGCACTGCTCGGCACGCCGCAGCAAGCGCTGGCCGCGCAGGTGATCGGGACCCAGGTCAACGACCTGCTCGACTTCGCCGGGGCCGGCGCGCTCGGGGCGATCCTGCTGGTCGTCACGCTCGTGGTGCTGGCCGTGCTCAGCCGGGTGGCCGCACCGCTGGGTACCAGCGCGGCGGGAGGTGCCGACCGTGGCTGA
- a CDS encoding NAD(P)H-dependent flavin oxidoreductase, whose protein sequence is MRRIRTPVTELLDIALPIVQAGMSWASSCSALPLAVSDAGGLGVVAAGPMRLPDLARTLDELADGTESPWAVNLPLYRAGAEEVIELLLERRPPVLIASQGGPRRYLERFHDVGTTCLHVVSGTEHAKKAVDAGVDGLVVVGAEAGGHPPPGLVTTLVLTRAVATAVPDTPIVAAGGLADGAGLAAMLALGAGAAQFGTRFLASTEATVHPDYKAAVVAAGIDSTRTVGRDLGLIRALANDFTDRMTELEDAAADVERRREVFAASTLRDAALDGDLKNGKVEAGQSAGLVTDVLPAGEIVRRIVEEYDAAVERLRP, encoded by the coding sequence ATGAGGCGGATCCGCACCCCCGTCACCGAACTGCTGGACATCGCGCTGCCGATCGTGCAGGCGGGGATGTCGTGGGCCTCGTCGTGCTCGGCCCTGCCGCTCGCGGTGAGCGACGCCGGCGGGCTCGGGGTGGTCGCCGCGGGACCGATGCGGCTGCCGGACCTGGCCCGCACCCTCGACGAATTGGCCGACGGCACCGAGTCGCCGTGGGCGGTGAACCTGCCGCTCTACCGGGCGGGTGCCGAGGAAGTGATCGAGTTGCTGCTCGAACGGCGCCCGCCGGTGCTGATCGCCTCGCAGGGCGGTCCGCGACGCTACCTCGAGCGCTTCCACGACGTCGGGACGACCTGCCTGCACGTGGTCTCCGGAACCGAGCACGCGAAGAAGGCCGTCGACGCCGGTGTCGACGGGCTCGTCGTGGTCGGCGCCGAAGCCGGAGGACATCCGCCACCCGGCCTCGTCACGACACTGGTCCTCACCCGCGCCGTCGCCACCGCTGTCCCGGACACGCCGATCGTCGCGGCCGGGGGCCTGGCCGACGGCGCCGGCCTCGCCGCGATGCTCGCGCTCGGGGCGGGCGCCGCCCAGTTCGGCACCCGGTTCCTCGCCAGCACCGAAGCCACCGTCCACCCGGACTACAAGGCCGCCGTGGTCGCCGCCGGGATCGACTCGACCCGCACGGTCGGCCGGGACCTCGGCCTGATCCGCGCGCTGGCCAACGACTTCACCGACCGGATGACCGAACTCGAGGACGCCGCGGCCGACGTCGAACGGCGACGTGAGGTGTTCGCCGCCTCGACCCTGCGCGACGCCGCGCTCGACGGCGACCTGAAGAACGGCAAGGTCGAAGCGGGCCAATCGGCCGGGCTGGTGACCGATGTGCTGCCCGCGGGTGAGATCGTGCGGCGGATCGTGGAGGAGTACGACGCGGCGGTGGAGCGGCTGCGGCCCTGA
- a CDS encoding ABC transporter permease yields the protein MADKPSISRAALRQRTLGWGLRAWVAVVGFVLVAPTLVVIPMSFGAGSTFQFPPDDWSWRWYGEFFGSKQWLAALGNSVQVGLLAAVLATVVGVAAAFGLDRARFRGRGVVRQLLMAPMILPGIVVAVAVYGVFLRWQLNGTMLGFVLAHAVLGVPFVLTSVQTSLAGYDPVVEKAAASLGAPKLTTLRKVVLPIIAPGVLSGFVFAFATSFDEVVVALFLQTPAIKTLPVKMYESIVLEIDPTIAAASSLIVVFTTILLFVPTFLRRRSHHD from the coding sequence GTGGCTGACAAACCGTCCATTTCCAGGGCCGCGCTCCGGCAACGAACGCTCGGCTGGGGACTGCGCGCGTGGGTCGCCGTCGTCGGGTTCGTGCTCGTCGCGCCCACCCTCGTCGTGATCCCGATGAGCTTCGGCGCGGGCTCGACCTTCCAGTTCCCGCCCGACGACTGGTCGTGGCGCTGGTACGGCGAGTTCTTCGGCAGCAAGCAGTGGCTCGCCGCGCTGGGCAACTCGGTCCAGGTCGGCCTGCTGGCGGCGGTGCTCGCGACGGTCGTCGGGGTGGCGGCCGCGTTCGGTCTCGACCGCGCGCGGTTCCGCGGCCGCGGCGTCGTACGGCAACTGCTGATGGCGCCGATGATCCTGCCCGGGATCGTCGTCGCGGTCGCCGTCTACGGGGTCTTCCTGCGCTGGCAGCTCAACGGGACGATGCTCGGTTTCGTGCTGGCGCACGCCGTGCTGGGCGTGCCGTTCGTGCTGACCTCCGTGCAGACCAGTCTCGCCGGGTACGACCCGGTCGTGGAGAAGGCCGCGGCGAGTCTCGGCGCGCCGAAGCTCACGACGCTGCGCAAGGTCGTGCTGCCGATCATCGCTCCCGGCGTGCTGTCGGGTTTCGTGTTCGCCTTCGCGACCTCCTTCGACGAGGTCGTGGTCGCCCTCTTCCTGCAGACGCCCGCCATCAAGACCCTGCCGGTGAAGATGTACGAGTCGATCGTCCTCGAGATCGACCCCACCATCGCCGCGGCGTCGAGCCTGATCGTCGTGTTCACCACGATCCTGCTGTTCGTGCCCACGTTCCTGCGCCGACGGAGCCACCATGACTGA
- a CDS encoding TetR/AcrR family transcriptional regulator, whose amino-acid sequence MKRALQRAAVEVVAREGLRGLTYRAVAKAADCTTGAVQHHFSSIDDLLQSSLDWVLEESAENGLIGARTGVFADGEEVRKRYQDSAEIQIFQYQLVVESARRPELRPVVRRLYRGYLDAVGKELPADDGFAQLVFYALDGIFLHQVADPDVDPGPALEALHTILAKHG is encoded by the coding sequence ATGAAGCGGGCACTCCAGCGCGCCGCGGTCGAAGTCGTGGCACGCGAAGGACTCCGCGGCCTCACCTACCGCGCGGTCGCGAAAGCGGCCGACTGCACCACAGGCGCGGTCCAGCACCATTTCTCGTCCATCGACGATCTCCTCCAGTCCTCATTGGACTGGGTACTCGAAGAGAGCGCGGAGAACGGCCTGATCGGCGCCCGCACCGGAGTGTTCGCCGACGGCGAGGAAGTCCGGAAGCGATACCAGGACAGCGCGGAGATCCAGATCTTCCAGTACCAACTGGTCGTCGAGTCCGCTCGGCGACCGGAGTTGCGGCCGGTGGTCCGACGGCTCTATCGCGGATATCTCGACGCGGTCGGCAAAGAACTGCCCGCGGACGACGGATTCGCGCAACTCGTTTTCTACGCCCTCGACGGAATATTCCTACACCAGGTGGCGGACCCGGACGTCGACCCCGGCCCGGCACTCGAAGCCCTGCACACCATCCTGGCAAAGCACGGCTAA
- a CDS encoding enoyl-CoA hydratase/isomerase family protein → MDERILLDVTAGIARLELARPAARNAVDLPLCLQLRAAFDEIDADESVRVVLLSGQGPVFCAGADLKERTGKDASWIRRRRVASFAAYAAIAACRRPVIALVHGAVVGSGGEIALAADFAIAAEGTTFRFPEPHWGTIGATQRLPRAIGPRRAKELLFTNRPVGAEEARDLGLVVRVVPPAELADVGDETARTIAKAPPGAIALTKRAVDLGTETDLDRGIRIEMAAIEQNLQTGDWRDGVERFSATATAKEAE, encoded by the coding sequence GTGGACGAGCGGATCCTGCTCGACGTCACCGCCGGGATCGCCCGGCTGGAACTGGCCCGCCCGGCCGCGCGCAACGCCGTGGACCTGCCCCTGTGTCTTCAGCTGCGCGCGGCGTTCGACGAGATCGACGCCGACGAGTCTGTCCGCGTCGTCCTGCTCTCCGGGCAGGGTCCGGTCTTCTGCGCGGGCGCCGACCTCAAGGAGCGCACCGGCAAGGACGCGTCGTGGATACGCCGCCGCCGCGTGGCCTCGTTCGCCGCCTACGCCGCGATCGCGGCCTGCCGCCGTCCGGTGATCGCGCTGGTGCACGGGGCCGTCGTCGGCTCGGGCGGCGAGATCGCCCTCGCCGCCGATTTCGCCATCGCGGCCGAGGGCACCACGTTCCGCTTCCCCGAGCCGCACTGGGGCACGATCGGTGCCACCCAACGGCTGCCGAGGGCGATCGGGCCGCGCCGCGCCAAGGAGCTGCTGTTCACCAATCGCCCCGTCGGCGCGGAAGAGGCCCGTGACCTCGGGCTCGTCGTCCGCGTCGTTCCCCCGGCGGAGCTGGCCGACGTCGGCGACGAGACAGCGCGGACCATCGCCAAGGCACCACCGGGTGCCATCGCGCTGACCAAACGCGCGGTGGATCTCGGCACCGAAACCGACCTCGACCGCGGCATCCGCATCGAAATGGCCGCGATCGAGCAGAATCTGCAGACTGGCGACTGGCGTGACGGCGTCGAGCGCTTCTCGGCCACCGCGACAGCCAAGGAGGCAGAGTGA
- a CDS encoding AMP-binding protein, translating into MDLRTVCPLTAHEALERAALTAPDVEAVVTAESRVTYGELAGNVARIRSALAAHGVGRGDRVGVCLGNGPDWVALFVAIGSLGAVTVPVNTRCTADEVRYMLAKAKVSTLFVADRVLRVDFVAMLRELGLGTDGRCATLPDLTSVVVLGTEVPEGVTSWKAFLAAADGDTPATAEPDDVLLVQYTSGTTSRPKGVLLTHRSMCANAYFSGARLGFRPADRFLSARPFFHVAGSTLSVLASLQHAVTLVAMAKFEAGEALRLLEEERCTHFSGNDTIAMMLLNHPDRATRELHLRGAWVAASPTVIRRVIDELGARECVAGYGLSEASPNVAQSCWWEPEQIRASGAMAVEPGVEVRIRALDGDHDCAPGTPGAILVRGWNVMRGYLDDPGQTAAAIDAGGWLSTGDIGLLDLSGRLHFSGRTKDIIRVGGENVAPADVEDVLHRHAAVRQAAVVGVPHERLIEVPFAFVVLREPDAVTEEELLRWAKANMAGFKVPHHLRIVDDFEGIGMTASSKVRKNQLAEHARTLLGPVR; encoded by the coding sequence ATGGACCTGCGCACCGTCTGCCCGCTCACCGCGCACGAGGCGCTGGAGCGCGCCGCGCTGACCGCGCCGGACGTCGAGGCCGTCGTCACCGCCGAATCCCGCGTCACCTACGGCGAGCTCGCCGGGAACGTCGCGCGGATCCGGTCCGCGCTCGCGGCACACGGCGTCGGACGGGGTGACCGTGTCGGCGTCTGCCTCGGCAACGGGCCCGACTGGGTCGCGCTGTTCGTCGCGATCGGCTCGCTCGGCGCCGTCACCGTGCCCGTCAACACCCGGTGCACCGCCGACGAGGTGCGGTACATGCTGGCCAAGGCGAAGGTGTCCACGCTCTTCGTCGCGGACCGTGTGCTGCGCGTCGACTTCGTCGCGATGCTGCGCGAGCTGGGCCTCGGGACCGACGGGCGCTGCGCCACGTTGCCCGACCTGACCTCCGTGGTCGTACTGGGCACGGAGGTGCCGGAGGGGGTGACGTCCTGGAAGGCGTTCCTCGCCGCGGCCGACGGCGACACCCCGGCCACCGCGGAACCGGACGACGTGCTGCTCGTGCAGTACACCTCGGGCACGACATCCCGCCCCAAAGGTGTCCTGCTCACCCATCGGAGCATGTGCGCCAACGCGTACTTTTCGGGTGCCCGGCTCGGGTTCCGTCCCGCCGACCGTTTCCTCAGCGCCCGTCCCTTCTTCCATGTCGCCGGAAGCACGCTTTCGGTGCTCGCCAGCCTGCAGCACGCCGTCACCTTGGTGGCCATGGCCAAATTCGAGGCGGGAGAGGCCCTGCGTCTGCTGGAAGAGGAGCGCTGCACCCATTTTTCGGGCAACGACACCATCGCGATGATGTTGCTCAACCATCCGGACCGCGCGACGCGGGAACTCCACCTGCGCGGTGCCTGGGTCGCGGCGTCGCCGACGGTGATCCGGCGGGTGATCGACGAGCTCGGTGCCCGTGAATGCGTCGCGGGATACGGCCTGTCCGAGGCTTCGCCGAACGTCGCGCAGTCCTGTTGGTGGGAGCCCGAGCAGATCCGGGCTTCCGGCGCGATGGCCGTCGAACCCGGGGTGGAAGTCCGCATCCGCGCGCTCGACGGGGACCACGACTGCGCGCCGGGCACCCCGGGCGCGATCCTCGTCCGCGGCTGGAACGTCATGCGGGGCTACCTCGACGATCCCGGGCAGACCGCCGCCGCGATCGACGCCGGCGGCTGGCTGTCCACCGGGGACATCGGTCTGCTCGACCTGTCAGGCAGGCTCCATTTCTCCGGGCGTACCAAGGACATCATCCGTGTCGGGGGTGAGAACGTCGCCCCGGCCGACGTCGAGGACGTCCTGCACCGGCATGCCGCGGTCCGGCAGGCCGCGGTGGTCGGGGTGCCTCACGAGCGGCTGATCGAGGTCCCGTTCGCGTTCGTCGTGCTCCGCGAACCCGACGCCGTCACCGAGGAGGAACTCTTGCGCTGGGCGAAGGCGAACATGGCGGGTTTCAAGGTGCCGCACCATCTTCGGATCGTCGACGACTTCGAGGGGATCGGCATGACCGCGAGTTCGAAGGTGCGGAAGAACCAGCTCGCGGAGCACGCCCGCACCCTGCTCGGGCCTGTCCGATGA
- a CDS encoding NAD-dependent succinate-semialdehyde dehydrogenase, which yields MPDTAAATLLIDGRRLSAPATFDVVDPASLDVLGQAADADPTHALAALDAAAAAARGWADTDPETRGGHLRAAAAEIRARQGELASLLSRENGKPLAEAAGELASGARMLEWAAEEGRRAYGRVTPASAAGPGLVLRSPVGPVLAITPWNFPASMLLRKVGLALAAGCPVIAKPAEQTPLIATALLDILQATGLPAGVLQSLTTSRPAELVGALLADRRLRKVSFTGSTEVGLGLLRQTGDTLRRTSLEMGGHSPAIVFADADLEAAATGVVTAKFFNAGQSCTAVNRLYVHESVRDDLLALIEKKTAALRVGRGDAEGTTVGPLIDEAGLAKVENQVADAVAKGARVLIGGGRWESGDPALRGHWFRPTVLTGVTADMLISREETFGPVLAVATFTDDDEAIALANATDYGLAAYLFGCDLRRVWRALDRLDFGVIGVNDPAPVRPELPFGGQKNSGQEREGGAEGIEAYTETKAVALRF from the coding sequence ATGCCCGACACCGCTGCCGCGACCCTGCTGATCGACGGTCGCCGGCTTTCCGCCCCGGCGACGTTCGACGTCGTGGACCCCGCGAGCCTCGACGTCCTCGGCCAGGCAGCCGACGCGGACCCCACCCACGCTCTCGCCGCGCTCGACGCCGCGGCCGCCGCCGCTCGCGGCTGGGCGGACACCGATCCGGAGACCCGCGGTGGTCACCTTCGCGCCGCGGCGGCGGAAATCCGGGCACGCCAAGGTGAACTCGCCTCGTTGCTGAGCCGCGAGAACGGCAAACCCCTCGCGGAGGCCGCGGGCGAACTCGCGAGCGGGGCGCGGATGCTGGAGTGGGCCGCGGAAGAGGGGCGCCGCGCCTACGGCCGGGTCACCCCCGCCTCCGCGGCGGGCCCCGGCCTGGTGCTGCGCTCCCCCGTCGGGCCGGTCCTCGCGATCACGCCGTGGAACTTCCCGGCGAGCATGCTGCTGCGCAAGGTCGGCCTCGCCCTGGCCGCGGGCTGCCCGGTGATCGCCAAACCGGCCGAACAGACACCGCTCATCGCCACCGCGCTGCTCGACATCCTGCAGGCGACCGGCCTTCCCGCGGGTGTGCTGCAATCCCTGACCACGAGCCGCCCCGCGGAACTCGTCGGAGCGCTGCTTGCCGATCGCAGGCTGCGCAAGGTCTCCTTCACCGGATCGACCGAGGTCGGCCTCGGCCTGCTGCGCCAGACCGGCGACACGCTTCGCCGCACGTCGCTCGAAATGGGCGGGCACTCCCCCGCGATCGTCTTCGCCGACGCGGATCTCGAAGCGGCCGCCACCGGCGTGGTCACCGCGAAGTTCTTCAACGCGGGCCAAAGCTGCACGGCCGTGAACCGGCTTTACGTCCACGAAAGCGTACGAGACGACCTGCTCGCGCTGATCGAGAAGAAGACGGCCGCGCTGCGCGTCGGACGCGGAGACGCCGAAGGCACCACAGTCGGTCCGTTGATCGACGAGGCCGGGCTCGCGAAGGTCGAGAACCAGGTCGCCGACGCCGTGGCCAAGGGCGCCCGGGTCCTGATCGGCGGTGGCCGCTGGGAGTCCGGCGACCCGGCGCTGCGCGGCCACTGGTTCCGGCCGACGGTGCTGACCGGCGTCACCGCGGACATGCTCATCAGCCGCGAAGAGACGTTCGGCCCGGTGCTCGCCGTCGCCACGTTCACCGACGACGACGAGGCGATCGCCCTGGCCAACGCCACGGACTACGGGCTCGCCGCCTACCTGTTCGGCTGCGACCTGCGCCGTGTCTGGCGGGCGCTCGACCGCTTGGACTTCGGCGTGATCGGGGTCAACGACCCGGCCCCGGTCCGCCCGGAACTGCCCTTCGGCGGTCAGAAGAACTCCGGCCAGGAACGCGAAGGCGGCGCCGAAGGCATCGAGGCCTACACCGAGACGAAGGCCGTGGCGCTGCGTTTCTGA